ATGCCAAAATCGTTGGCTGCACCCACATCAATGCCCAAACGGCGGTGCTAATCGAAACCCTGGCAGAGCTGGGCGCCAGCGTTCGCTGGGCCGCTTGCAACATTTACTCCACCCAAGTGAGTAACAATCATTGTTGTGGGTGGGTTGGAACACCCTATATAACATGTGTATATCCTACTGTTGAGCTCTAAAGGGGAACATCTAGTCCAAAGTGCTAAAGTACAGATCTTAGCataagcaaaacattttgtatggGGGGGATCTGGTGGCAACTGTTTTGTGCTGCCAGCGCCATTCGCTTCACGCAAGTCACTTGAGCCAATTTGTtgtcacgcacacacacacacacacagatagaaAGACAAACAAATCATCAATCAAATGACGCGGACAAAGTTAAAGGGGTCGCGGGCGGCTCAAGTGGCTTGGTTTGGCAATCAAAGAAGCGAGACGCTGATAAttgatatgtgtgtgtctctgtgtatGCGCGCCCGAAATTGGGTCTGGGCCCCCTCCGGGCACTATTGTATTCTGCGGGCCTGCAAGGGAAACTGGTTTCTGGCGCCCAGCTCCGGCTACAGTCCGAGCTCGCAGAGCAGCTACCCCTCATCTAGCCCAGGCGGCGGGACTATATCGAATGCAATTAGCATTGACAGTCCAAAGCTGTTTGCACTTTTTTATGTGCCGTCTAATTAATCGCTACACCCACACAGGCACGGATCGGACGGGGCAGCGCCCTTATCGACTTCTTATTGACACACTGAATCACACAGTAAGCGCTGCGTAGCTTTCAGCTTATCAGCCGAGTGCTGTGCTTAGGCGGAGTCACCTGTACTAGCAACCGCCCGCCTTTCCCTCTAACGCCCCTTGCGTTTACTTTTTGCAGAACGAAGTGGCCGCTGCACTGGCCGAATCGGGTATACCGATTTTTGCCTGGCGCGGGGAGACGGAGGAGGATTTCTGGTGGTGCATTGATCGTTGCGTCAACGCCGAGAACTGGCAGCCCAACATGATACTGGACGATGGCGGAGATGCCACCCATCTAATGCTCAAGAAGTATCCAACCATGTTCAAGCTGGTTAAGGGCATTGTCGAGGAGAGCGTCACGGGCGTGCATCGCCTTTATCAGCTGTCCAAAGCGGGCAAACTGACGGTGCCAGCGATGAATGTCAACGATTCGGTGACAAAGACCAAATTTGATAACTTGTACAGCTGCAAGGAGTCCATTTTGGACAGTCTCAAGCGCTCCACAGATGTCATGTTTGGTGGCAAGCAGGTCGTTGTCTGTGGCTATGGCGATGTCGGCAAGGGCTGTGCCCAGGCGCTCAAGGGTCAGGTAAAAGATGCCTAGCAACCATTCGTGAGAGCCCGCTTAACATAAAATCCTCAACTTTTTCTCATCAGGGCTGCATTGTGTACATCACCGAAATCGATCCGATTTGTGCGCTGCAAGCCAGCATGGATGGCTTCCGTGTGGTCAAGCTGAACGAGGTGATCCGCAATGTGGACATTGTGGTGACAGCGACGGGCAACAAGAATGTGGTGGTGCGCGAGCACATGGATAAAATGAAGAGTGGCTGCATTGTGTGCAACATGGGCCATTCCAATACGGAGATCGATGTGAATGGGCTGCGCACACCGGATCTCACCTGGGAGAAGGTGCGCTCCCAGGTGGATCACATCATTTGGCCGGAGGGCAAGTATATCATATTGCTCGCCGAGGGACGGCTGGTCAACTTGAGCTGCTCCAGCATACCCTCATTTGCGGTATCCATTACATCCGCCACGCAGGCGCTGGCGCTGATTGAGCTCTTCAATG
The sequence above is a segment of the Drosophila virilis strain 15010-1051.87 chromosome 3, Dvir_AGI_RSII-ME, whole genome shotgun sequence genome. Coding sequences within it:
- the AhcyL1 gene encoding adenosylhomocysteinase-like 1, with translation MNNLADSVVIDPGFGGGDKQQQAVATQPQDASVVVPPPATKQSSALKKTSRYRSRSLSASSTDSFSSASYTGSSEDGDDVPPREKVQKNSKGSSDFCVRNLGAQHAFGRREIEIAEQEMPGIMALRKRAAEDKPLKDAKIVGCTHINAQTAVLIETLAELGASVRWAACNIYSTQNEVAAALAESGIPIFAWRGETEEDFWWCIDRCVNAENWQPNMILDDGGDATHLMLKKYPTMFKLVKGIVEESVTGVHRLYQLSKAGKLTVPAMNVNDSVTKTKFDNLYSCKESILDSLKRSTDVMFGGKQVVVCGYGDVGKGCAQALKGQGCIVYITEIDPICALQASMDGFRVVKLNEVIRNVDIVVTATGNKNVVVREHMDKMKSGCIVCNMGHSNTEIDVNGLRTPDLTWEKVRSQVDHIIWPEGKYIILLAEGRLVNLSCSSIPSFAVSITSATQALALIELFNAPPGRYKSDVYLLPKKMDEYVASLHLPTFDAHLTELSDEQAKYMGLNKAGPFKPNYYRY